A genomic stretch from Bacteroidales bacterium includes:
- a CDS encoding PAS domain S-box protein, with translation MSIEKKSIFIVDDMEENLLILNEILEQEGAKLSFAKSGQEALNLIPKVKPDIILLDIFMPGLDGYEVCKKLKKDPRTIDIPVIFLTGGANIENLINGFDVGAVDYITKPFDPEELIVRINTHIELKKARDIIRMQNKELKKVNNELDLTNLELIKSSVQLMQSEEKFKKLFEQSKDGIIIHSPTGKILDINAEACQMLKYDKKELIEKPLLSVFNKNTMKSAVKSFIKIRELGTYRFETKLKRADGEIIDVESSSKVIDKKKGIVQSIFRDITQSKLIKADLKKREKYFRHIYNNTPYSILTIKSNGTIIDANSVTLHLFDINGFYSIKDTNIKDFFLFKNNSFVDDYHNFIKKGEKTHKEYCFKPNNGKVLWFNIHFIPIKNFDGVIINSYVLLENITERKIAEQEIHKLSTAVEQSPVSIIITNTDNNIEYANPMFTKLTGYSFKEVKGKNPKILHSGKTPKETFKKLWKTITSGKTWQGEFINKKKNGNEFIEKCLIAPIKDSNNRITNYIALKEDITEQKNTLKALENSEDKFKKLSNLTFEGILIHDKGVAVEINHSFANISGYDYEELIGKNMIELLIPQEYHALIQQKINEKYEKPYEYEVIKKDGTRIPVEAESRNVIYKGKKLRVTALRDITERKEALLALEKSEKEQRMILNSYVDGVYTCSPDYKITYMNPAMKEIIGHDATGKTCHKSIYNSDKPCEKCVFNKLRTDRKIAYDYHDEIRNNDYHIKNILFGDGSKLSIYYDITERKKAEILLQLQKKELEDNNKSVISSISYASVIQNAVLPNRYFLKQFLPESFVLFLPRDIVSGDFYWIKQVHNHILVAVADCTGHGVPGAFMSMLGIAYLNEAVSSLKNRNNLKANTILNKLRKKLKLALHQDRRKNTASDGMDMALCIINIEEMKMQYAGANNPIYIIRNNKESGKPELTHYKPDNMPIGVHLKEKPFTNNKIQLQADDTIYLFSDGFVDQFGGTDDRKYRSGRFKEFLLSICHKSLSDQKKILHKEFNSWKGDKNQVDDVLIMGLKIHESYGDVDLF, from the coding sequence ATGAGCATAGAGAAAAAAAGCATTTTCATTGTAGATGATATGGAAGAAAATCTTCTCATATTAAATGAAATTTTAGAACAAGAAGGAGCAAAACTTTCGTTTGCTAAAAGTGGACAGGAAGCCTTAAACTTAATTCCAAAAGTAAAACCTGATATTATCTTGCTGGATATTTTCATGCCGGGATTAGATGGATATGAAGTTTGTAAAAAATTAAAAAAAGATCCGAGGACGATTGATATTCCCGTAATTTTTCTCACAGGTGGTGCAAATATAGAAAATCTAATTAATGGCTTCGATGTAGGAGCAGTTGATTATATTACCAAACCCTTTGACCCGGAAGAACTAATTGTCCGGATTAATACTCATATTGAATTAAAAAAGGCAAGAGATATTATTAGAATGCAAAACAAGGAATTAAAGAAAGTAAATAATGAATTAGACCTTACAAATCTTGAATTGATTAAATCAAGTGTTCAACTTATGCAGAGTGAGGAAAAATTCAAAAAGTTGTTTGAGCAATCTAAAGATGGAATAATAATTCATTCACCAACAGGTAAAATCCTTGATATTAATGCAGAAGCCTGCCAAATGTTAAAGTATGATAAAAAAGAACTGATTGAGAAACCTTTATTGTCAGTTTTTAATAAAAATACAATGAAAAGTGCTGTTAAATCCTTTATTAAAATCCGAGAACTCGGCACTTACAGGTTTGAAACGAAATTGAAACGAGCTGATGGTGAAATTATTGATGTCGAAAGCAGCTCTAAAGTAATTGATAAGAAAAAAGGAATTGTCCAGTCAATATTCAGAGATATTACTCAAAGTAAACTTATTAAAGCAGATCTAAAAAAAAGAGAGAAATATTTCCGTCATATCTATAACAACACGCCTTATAGTATTTTAACAATTAAGAGCAATGGCACTATAATAGATGCAAATTCTGTTACTTTGCATCTGTTTGATATTAACGGATTTTACTCAATTAAAGATACAAATATTAAAGATTTCTTTTTATTTAAAAATAATAGTTTTGTAGATGATTATCATAATTTTATAAAAAAGGGAGAAAAAACTCATAAGGAATATTGTTTTAAACCAAACAATGGAAAAGTTTTATGGTTTAACATTCATTTCATACCAATTAAAAATTTTGATGGCGTAATTATCAATAGTTATGTACTGCTTGAAAATATTACTGAACGTAAAATAGCTGAACAAGAGATTCATAAGCTTTCAACAGCCGTTGAACAAAGTCCTGTATCAATAATAATTACTAATACTGATAATAATATTGAGTATGCAAACCCTATGTTTACTAAACTTACAGGATATAGTTTTAAAGAAGTCAAAGGGAAAAATCCAAAAATATTACATTCAGGAAAAACACCTAAAGAAACATTTAAAAAACTTTGGAAAACCATAACTTCAGGGAAAACATGGCAGGGAGAATTCATAAATAAAAAAAAGAACGGAAATGAATTTATTGAAAAATGTCTTATTGCACCAATAAAAGATAGTAATAATCGTATTACCAACTATATTGCATTAAAAGAAGATATTACCGAACAAAAGAATACTCTTAAAGCTCTTGAAAATAGCGAAGATAAGTTTAAGAAGCTGTCCAATCTAACTTTTGAAGGAATATTAATTCATGATAAGGGAGTTGCCGTGGAAATAAATCATTCGTTTGCTAATATATCGGGATATGATTACGAAGAATTAATTGGTAAAAATATGATAGAATTATTAATCCCTCAGGAATATCATGCACTGATTCAACAAAAAATAAATGAGAAATATGAAAAACCTTATGAATATGAAGTGATAAAAAAAGACGGAACCAGAATACCTGTTGAAGCAGAATCGCGAAATGTTATTTACAAAGGGAAAAAATTGAGAGTAACAGCTTTAAGAGATATTACTGAAAGAAAAGAAGCCTTATTAGCACTGGAAAAAAGTGAAAAAGAACAGAGAATGATTCTTAATTCTTATGTTGATGGAGTATATACTTGTTCGCCTGATTATAAAATTACTTATATGAACCCTGCAATGAAAGAAATAATTGGGCACGATGCAACTGGGAAAACTTGTCATAAATCCATCTATAATTCTGATAAACCATGCGAAAAATGTGTTTTTAATAAATTAAGAACTGATAGAAAAATTGCTTATGATTATCATGATGAAATCAGGAATAACGATTATCATATTAAGAATATTTTATTTGGAGATGGTTCTAAACTTTCAATATACTATGATATTACAGAGCGTAAAAAAGCAGAAATACTGTTACAATTGCAAAAAAAAGAATTAGAAGATAATAATAAAAGTGTTATCTCAAGTATATCTTATGCCAGTGTAATTCAAAATGCTGTACTTCCAAACAGATATTTTTTAAAACAATTTTTACCTGAAAGTTTTGTCCTTTTTTTACCAAGAGATATTGTTAGTGGTGATTTTTACTGGATAAAGCAGGTGCATAACCATATCCTTGTTGCAGTTGCTGATTGTACCGGGCATGGAGTTCCCGGTGCATTTATGAGCATGTTAGGAATTGCGTATCTTAATGAAGCGGTTTCTTCATTAAAAAATAGAAATAATTTAAAAGCAAATACTATTCTTAATAAATTACGTAAAAAGTTAAAATTAGCATTGCACCAGGATAGAAGAAAAAACACAGCAAGTGATGGAATGGATATGGCTTTATGTATTATTAATATTGAAGAAATGAAAATGCAATATGCGGGAGCAAATAATCCAATTTATATAATTAGAAATAATAAAGAATCCGGTAAACCAGAGCTAACTCACTATAAGCCTGATAATATGCCAATAGGTGTTCATTTAAAAGAAAAACCGTTTACCAATAATAAAATACAATTACAGGCTGATGATACTATTTACTTGTTTTCCGATGGTTTTGTCGATCAATTTGGCGGTACAGATGACCGTAAATACCGAAGTGGAAGATTTAAAGAATTTTTATTATCAATTTGTCATAAATCACTAAGTGATCAGAAAAAAATATTACATAAGGAATTCAATTCATGGAAAGGAGACAAAAACCAAGTTGATGATGTTTTAATAATGGGACTAAAAATACATGAGTCCTATGGTGATGTTGATTTATTTTAG
- a CDS encoding chemotaxis response regulator protein-glutamate methylesterase: MKKNKIRVLIVDDSAVVRRVLTQIFDTDKGIEVIGTASDPFYAAQKIRNEVPDVITLDIEMPRMDGITFLKKIMTQHPIPIVVISSLTGEGTETALKAMEYGAVEIITKPKISTKKFFEESSIFICDAVKAAAQAKLKRKKVSEIKVQPKYSADAVLQKTTKRSMIKTTEKVVAVGASTGGTEAIREFLQAFPADSPGIIIVQHMPENFTRSFAERLNSICAIDVKEAQNNDTVIRGRALIAPGNKHMLLHRSGARYYVEIKDGPLVNRHRPSIDVLFRSTSKYAGKNAVGVIMTGMGDDGAKSLLEMKEAGAMTVAQDEDSCVVFGMPKEAIKLNAANRIMSLSNIAPFVVKHCN, encoded by the coding sequence ATGAAAAAAAACAAAATACGAGTATTGATAGTGGATGATTCAGCCGTTGTTAGAAGGGTGTTAACACAAATATTTGATACTGATAAAGGAATAGAAGTAATAGGTACAGCATCAGACCCGTTTTATGCCGCACAAAAAATAAGAAATGAAGTTCCTGATGTTATAACTTTGGATATTGAGATGCCACGTATGGATGGAATTACTTTCCTGAAAAAAATAATGACCCAGCACCCTATCCCTATTGTTGTCATATCTAGTCTTACCGGTGAAGGTACAGAAACTGCTTTAAAAGCAATGGAATATGGTGCTGTTGAGATTATTACAAAACCTAAAATCAGTACAAAAAAGTTCTTTGAAGAATCAAGTATTTTTATTTGTGATGCTGTAAAAGCTGCTGCACAAGCTAAACTAAAAAGAAAAAAAGTAAGCGAAATTAAAGTACAGCCAAAATATTCAGCTGATGCAGTTTTGCAAAAAACCACCAAAAGAAGCATGATAAAAACTACTGAAAAAGTGGTTGCAGTTGGTGCATCAACTGGTGGAACTGAAGCAATTCGTGAGTTTTTACAAGCTTTCCCTGCCGATTCACCTGGGATAATTATTGTTCAGCACATGCCCGAAAATTTTACCCGTTCGTTTGCCGAAAGATTGAATAGCATTTGTGCTATTGATGTTAAAGAAGCTCAAAATAACGACACTGTTATCAGAGGAAGAGCCTTAATAGCTCCCGGAAATAAACATATGTTATTACACAGAAGTGGTGCAAGATATTATGTAGAAATAAAAGACGGACCACTGGTTAACAGGCACAGACCATCTATAGATGTTTTGTTTCGTTCAACTTCAAAGTATGCAGGCAAAAATGCTGTCGGTGTTATTATGACAGGTATGGGCGATGATGGAGCAAAAAGCTTGCTCGAAATGAAGGAAGCCGGAGCTATGACCGTTGCACAGGATGAAGATTCCTGTGTGGTTTTCGGAATGCCTAAAGAAGCAATTAAGCTAAATGCAGCAAATAGAATAATGTCACTAAGTAATATAGCCCCGTTTGTGGTCAAACATTGTAATTAG
- a CDS encoding chemotaxis protein CheD: MTNDIIKEHFLYPSTLYVKHWPTIIKTVLGSCVAICLWDRVNQFGGMNHYMLPLWNGKELASPKYGNIAITKLIEEMVRLGSTRNNIVAKMFGGGEVIDTNIPSFKIGERNIIIAKEILREEKISILAESIGGKFGRKIQFNTYTGEVLMKYIKKTNGNQ; encoded by the coding sequence ATGACTAACGATATAATAAAAGAACACTTTTTATACCCGTCAACTTTGTATGTCAAACATTGGCCTACAATTATTAAAACAGTGCTTGGGTCATGTGTTGCTATTTGTTTATGGGATAGAGTAAACCAGTTTGGCGGCATGAACCACTATATGCTGCCGCTTTGGAATGGCAAAGAGCTGGCATCTCCAAAATATGGAAATATTGCCATCACTAAATTAATAGAAGAAATGGTCAGGTTAGGAAGTACACGTAATAATATTGTGGCTAAAATGTTCGGAGGTGGAGAAGTTATTGATACTAATATTCCAAGTTTTAAAATAGGTGAACGTAATATTATTATTGCTAAAGAAATTTTAAGGGAAGAAAAAATATCAATATTAGCCGAGAGTATCGGTGGAAAATTCGGAAGGAAAATACAATTTAATACTTATACAGGAGAAGTATTGATGAAATACATAAAAAAAACAAATGGTAATCAGTAG